In Candidatus Omnitrophota bacterium, one genomic interval encodes:
- a CDS encoding FAD-binding protein produces MAKDSKCCGLPRRGHYLAFRLAGLVIAQIFLLTSLDISWAAPQRSFFSKRNISQIQTSGRTAANPTDIQHRNDSSYSRIASAHGAGPLPLDPASVDLPAELGRVVERQIFPGSSQVVVYIQDVHAHPEAQENIAQILKYLNQAHGVKQVALEGSAGPILTFFFSSIPDGGVRQRWAEQALNQAIITGPEKASIAWQLPLDLYGVENREQYIEDYLYFRQMHTVPAEWVADMEALSAQVEAIQEATLSPKALELLRAIAGRATAEGSMTEYVRLLSGLAGAMGLDLESQYPAVWAFAQVQKLQPELEAALYKEETRSLLARLIKARAGEEGVQDLMKAAAGAAGGRLAAGELAVVLQDWIAEEGLAPSEYPQILKAAEFHRLSEKLQPEQVLAQSQELEARVLAGLLRSEEEQQVYALGQNVGLLMSVLEGDAAPEEWRKYQEKRAQLDPGQLCKTAETLAQRCGVELSKTVCEQALTAWKSWADGAEGFYQVAEARNESLVSNTLAWMKEGDAVLLTGGFHTEGITELLARRGISYVVVAPRVTQFAGPDLYLERMLAYDVGAAKPQNTFASVARADSLATMHLLAANPALDPEGFAGIIRQQAEVVLEMFGELSQTQRAIRLREWHGLLRERIAADANSSRPYFTDPQIIPRYLQILSQLETELWGLPQQLESAGENSASVPENGRHPLILDGHPELLNAPEPASLPGGLFAELQGLLGSDLTRESLQVLLDNLIFGGVKEPEQGQHSESANSAVDLLQAAETLGESVRLMSALSEAELQATSLLVKYLSGDSDSSALLALIDLVRTINQSLYSDALTKEFSAEAQALIIDFVWSHYPEFSELTNAAVFDELDRRLQETSDPTIEAVQDALFSGTRLLDLVGEGTEEEMGGKVESYWDKVLGDERLAKFAPPRQRETELDPEWQDLLDSLAGHLRDSQILTDPMALLQVYNQDLAKMPSAFNLVYDTKPDAAVRVRSEDDLIRIVQFARAHHINLIPRGRASAALGGAIPTDPSKRNLVLDLFELNSIKVEAIQIEPGQSDRMILTVGPTATFDVIQAKLDEHNRAVVDDAVEEIMRNVVGVGLSTPAGQAFKETYGLDYAAVEELLKQYVRQKKKLDDGLNNFILALQGGPASLKRLDAIRDQELHRLSLDNHCPSNPAGGVAGWISNGEPGVGGLGINNYRYGSALQAIESMRVLTGAGKIEELKRGDPRLQDFVGTGGRFGIILEVQLRLHRMQGASPRLARFESGEEAMAFVQEVTKKPGMDPTHVMYEQHHGESGPEHQVLLNFDDAEQAQQFDEYFEDYAKSPRIRKVSFWAALKGALTQPGLRKIGALGDHFLYFVFKHQNSVRHERIAGYAGITPRIASPTLAGWQEAFDKWDERLRPMKARNLGDMYTSEVVMPLDRVSGYLGQVNRMTRGLRTLRRLPRAPAAPDLGVELDTLAVAEHILSQPLPILESDSALNGLKASLKITLEFLQTPLHRQSPNWRQDQLSLLNRQIELYRKAELLAVAQISESQEIPVSPGSDVLVGKQRAIQNILEELRALPREGKSNFRPERRGELMLRLEEELDSYSILRSEVTGQTRDWAPLLRRVPEVTVEKMDAQEIEAVLPRAARRGRKFFGRSRQADLRIRVNDATQIDFIVRTAQRFGRPVVLSTNPQASMGQAVSGREYLLIDVSQISEIGNPDELIQGLVRYNETLERPQHLEIHGKAYVTAVHDAAGNVTGYEAMVSPEFLSDSRDFLSFHMDAVITKVNMLAAVLFHEARPYGHGLFFTDFLRRALGQEHMHRLQNARKEYDPDNIMNPGKVTEMKTRGRNLPSRFAFGPLGWTLMTAYRFTVMLAPVRNSVIRTIDWSRRVGGKELVRYVEELWAEQETCIRCSACTTVCPIAQIMMNSRDPWLMKRAFDVTPEGRLRLMRKHLSGQKLTFDELFSFVACLRCGVAEQEHICPIGDQLLANYGEVLGVGESKELVAYDALEQQLRAEGYPVDDAIRLFGDALRNHPGVQMAMEDLYGARGTPVDPSSSIHAPPLSQFPQWQVHVDESICINCTLCGIDDPKVAERIQHPEDPDRRKMVTLDELLRATGGRIPARWFKKHGGTLPNNLPQVRNGERSLESVGRGMVQNVRRNGNTVEMDVFVEQGHVARAGFVRDWRENAWQTSQDEVKGLVQEVGRVTVSGMQIDEEDGNVVLDVELENGRLAWGTFLEIGEGRAVRIAEIRQPKNRGQGFVEVEEVFSREQGTVRAQVVLEGVSVEELAALRGDSVRVLQRNERKHVRRLSTVGIQGAEGSVPLVRRYKGAAAVATVSFNVSADQDLPYQTGDSVEFFEEVTQVEAQSGDVGCTACQKCAKNCPAGTVHGLPHGAIHIEPDEYFLELWGADYEPAEIARITEEANSITSLKSGMGTASVHARVRTTAWRRWLMRDREVEIPFSAREQHLRLAAGLNPAEVDEAPPVNERWAGLNRFVFDLSVIVRPTRDGLRESISFRLSLGRRLAFQVYDRLRQILGGRFPGMITRMQGVHLNMPLLFEVPVIEGTRSADGTGLAQQRTGEVAEIMARSAYLEGSLVLIEIEDFIRNYEALMPYAENISLRVRGGSLGRALDEVRKRQNDFPGFDTVLAKLPMIEIVDDDQYGEDSQRSVAEVLNQAKALQRIVRGFPAEAEVSPARLPQISILLQPRVGTDHEMIAQRALAFANAGADILHIKSPFNAAATDYETARLIPTVYEALKSEGRHQQVPIIASGGIKQAADIGVTMMLGATAVVADRTPLVALDHEMPRLDREGRERIEPFNIDEGVERLHNLTHSWLDQFQEVLGAFGVRDVRRIVGDRGRLIDLREQELKLHDTVTNPDHAKRSQKVNAALLEAEGELMRANTWTARGLLRLVRSVAEPEERLTVGWGEAFRVVHELKGDKRWTKDLLQSWYKLASGEWTYAQLRDRYGTERVDTGQDIGAGSLDNLQWVRVQRTDGEGVSLGRSVSLEELSAERRLQFVNPETGLIDIDAYAEWIDGQKRMEGDRREPKPVNLSPGWENQHAQPKEVVKNGETVREPAEKIVPRSILHFADMSVGSIGYKLWFARNLAAAILQAHMGSGEGGLLQSLPNVFSTRVVPGFQKNTRLIQYLLRRSGRWIATQVATGFFGVKEDTLAEDYDVLVLDENTWSQFKDLDELAHRIRTAKEVVIKYGQGAKPGLGGKLPGSKNREPVSTYRGTSEGIDLDSPFPFHNVYSIEDHRKHVDWFRALNPQIVVTGKIPTPVDTYHVCKGMVEAGVDVIQIDGTAGGTGAAPQIAKDRIAMALEQAVVDAHRFLVQQGVRNTVKIRASGGLRTSQDVLKIIALGADEVMLGTGEIVAVGCNRCTDCTKGCDIAIANSNQLVESQRDLFATTQNIINGQSQVLFDVAASLQEMYQAGLITEPSTAALRGRWDLIDPDSWGWTEDWTGISPADR; encoded by the coding sequence ATGGCCAAGGACTCTAAGTGCTGTGGCCTGCCCCGGAGGGGGCATTATTTAGCCTTCCGGCTGGCAGGCTTGGTGATTGCGCAAATCTTTCTTCTCACAAGTTTGGATATCAGTTGGGCCGCGCCCCAACGCTCCTTTTTTTCCAAACGCAACATTTCTCAGATTCAGACCTCAGGCCGCACGGCCGCAAATCCAACTGACATACAACACCGCAATGACTCCAGCTACAGCCGCATTGCGTCTGCGCATGGGGCCGGGCCTCTCCCCCTGGATCCGGCCAGCGTGGATCTGCCGGCTGAGCTGGGGCGTGTGGTGGAGCGCCAGATCTTTCCGGGTTCTTCGCAAGTGGTGGTCTATATCCAGGATGTGCATGCGCACCCCGAGGCCCAGGAAAATATTGCGCAGATTCTGAAGTACTTGAACCAGGCCCACGGAGTGAAGCAGGTGGCCTTGGAGGGAAGCGCGGGCCCGATCCTCACGTTCTTCTTTAGCTCTATCCCGGACGGCGGAGTGCGCCAACGCTGGGCGGAACAGGCCCTGAACCAGGCGATCATTACAGGGCCGGAAAAGGCCTCGATTGCGTGGCAGCTGCCCTTGGATTTGTACGGCGTTGAGAATCGCGAGCAATACATCGAGGACTATCTGTATTTCCGGCAAATGCACACGGTGCCTGCGGAGTGGGTGGCGGATATGGAGGCCCTGAGCGCGCAGGTGGAGGCAATCCAGGAGGCCACGCTAAGCCCCAAGGCTCTTGAGCTTTTGCGAGCGATCGCGGGCAGGGCAACCGCGGAAGGCAGTATGACTGAATACGTTCGGTTGCTCTCAGGTTTGGCCGGGGCAATGGGGCTGGACTTGGAGAGTCAGTATCCGGCCGTATGGGCCTTTGCCCAAGTTCAGAAACTGCAACCTGAACTCGAAGCAGCCCTCTATAAAGAGGAAACGCGGTCTCTGTTGGCAAGACTGATCAAGGCCCGGGCCGGCGAAGAGGGGGTACAGGATTTGATGAAGGCGGCTGCGGGCGCAGCCGGGGGACGTTTGGCGGCCGGGGAGCTGGCGGTGGTGCTGCAAGATTGGATCGCGGAAGAGGGGCTGGCGCCTTCGGAGTATCCGCAGATCCTCAAGGCCGCGGAATTCCACCGGCTTTCCGAAAAGCTGCAGCCCGAGCAAGTTCTGGCGCAGTCGCAGGAATTGGAGGCGCGCGTTTTGGCGGGCCTGCTGCGCAGCGAGGAAGAACAGCAGGTTTACGCGTTGGGCCAGAACGTGGGGCTTTTGATGAGTGTCTTGGAGGGGGATGCGGCTCCGGAAGAGTGGCGCAAGTACCAGGAGAAGCGGGCTCAGCTCGATCCCGGGCAATTGTGCAAGACAGCCGAGACCCTGGCTCAGCGCTGCGGGGTGGAGCTTTCCAAGACAGTGTGCGAGCAGGCATTGACGGCCTGGAAGTCTTGGGCCGATGGCGCCGAAGGTTTCTATCAAGTGGCCGAGGCGCGCAATGAATCTCTGGTGAGCAATACTTTGGCGTGGATGAAGGAAGGGGATGCTGTGCTTCTCACCGGCGGTTTCCACACCGAGGGCATCACCGAACTCCTCGCCCGCCGGGGAATCTCCTATGTGGTCGTCGCCCCCCGCGTCACGCAGTTTGCCGGCCCGGATCTGTATTTGGAGAGGATGTTGGCGTATGACGTTGGTGCCGCAAAGCCTCAGAACACTTTTGCCAGCGTGGCTCGTGCGGATTCCCTGGCCACGATGCATTTGTTGGCAGCAAACCCGGCATTAGATCCTGAAGGATTTGCCGGTATCATCCGACAACAGGCAGAGGTGGTGCTTGAGATGTTCGGAGAGCTATCACAGACTCAAAGAGCAATAAGGCTAAGGGAATGGCACGGCCTTCTTCGAGAGAGAATCGCAGCGGATGCGAATTCGTCCAGACCCTATTTCACAGATCCGCAGATCATTCCGCGCTATTTGCAGATTCTTTCGCAACTGGAGACAGAGCTTTGGGGATTGCCACAGCAGTTGGAATCCGCCGGGGAGAACTCAGCAAGCGTTCCCGAGAACGGCCGGCATCCTTTGATTTTGGATGGGCACCCCGAATTACTCAATGCTCCTGAGCCTGCATCCTTACCGGGGGGGCTGTTCGCCGAGTTACAAGGACTTCTGGGTTCGGACCTTACTCGAGAATCGCTTCAAGTACTCTTGGACAATTTGATTTTTGGGGGTGTTAAGGAGCCGGAGCAGGGGCAGCACTCTGAGTCCGCCAATTCCGCAGTAGATTTGTTGCAGGCGGCCGAGACTCTGGGGGAAAGCGTACGATTAATGAGTGCTTTGTCAGAGGCAGAGCTGCAGGCCACAAGTCTGTTGGTGAAATACTTGTCGGGGGATTCCGATTCAAGCGCCCTCTTGGCCCTCATAGATTTGGTCCGGACGATCAATCAATCCCTCTATTCAGACGCTCTGACCAAGGAATTTAGTGCTGAAGCTCAGGCGCTTATCATTGACTTTGTGTGGAGTCATTATCCGGAATTTTCAGAGCTCACAAATGCTGCAGTTTTTGATGAATTGGACCGCCGCCTTCAAGAGACAAGTGATCCAACAATTGAAGCAGTTCAGGATGCCTTATTCAGCGGCACCCGGCTTCTGGATCTAGTGGGCGAAGGCACTGAAGAGGAGATGGGAGGAAAGGTTGAGAGTTACTGGGATAAGGTTCTTGGCGATGAAAGGTTGGCAAAGTTTGCCCCGCCTCGACAGAGAGAGACGGAACTCGATCCTGAGTGGCAGGACTTGCTGGATTCTTTGGCCGGACACCTCAGAGACTCCCAGATTTTGACAGACCCGATGGCTCTCCTACAGGTATACAACCAGGACCTGGCCAAGATGCCCAGTGCCTTTAATCTGGTCTATGACACCAAACCGGATGCTGCTGTGCGTGTTCGAAGTGAAGACGACCTGATTCGCATCGTTCAGTTTGCGCGTGCGCATCACATCAATCTTATTCCCCGGGGTCGTGCGAGTGCGGCTTTGGGTGGGGCCATTCCTACGGACCCTTCCAAGAGGAATCTGGTGCTAGATCTTTTTGAGCTGAATTCCATCAAAGTGGAGGCGATCCAGATCGAGCCGGGGCAGTCTGATCGTATGATTCTTACTGTGGGGCCCACTGCGACCTTTGATGTCATTCAGGCAAAATTGGATGAGCACAACCGCGCTGTAGTCGATGATGCGGTGGAAGAGATTATGCGCAATGTCGTCGGTGTGGGCCTTTCCACACCGGCCGGGCAGGCCTTCAAAGAGACCTATGGTCTCGATTACGCAGCAGTGGAAGAGCTTCTGAAGCAGTATGTGCGTCAAAAAAAGAAATTAGATGATGGACTGAATAATTTTATTTTGGCTCTTCAAGGAGGGCCTGCTTCGCTGAAGCGTTTGGATGCTATTCGCGATCAAGAACTGCATCGTTTGAGTCTGGACAATCATTGCCCCAGCAATCCAGCGGGGGGTGTGGCCGGTTGGATTTCCAATGGAGAACCGGGTGTGGGTGGTTTGGGCATCAACAACTACCGCTATGGCAGTGCACTCCAAGCCATCGAGTCCATGCGTGTACTTACCGGGGCCGGAAAAATTGAAGAGCTCAAGCGCGGGGATCCGCGCCTTCAAGACTTTGTGGGCACAGGCGGTCGTTTTGGAATCATCCTCGAGGTACAGCTTCGCTTACACCGCATGCAGGGGGCGAGTCCCCGACTCGCCCGTTTTGAGAGCGGGGAGGAAGCCATGGCCTTTGTACAGGAAGTGACAAAAAAACCGGGCATGGATCCCACGCACGTGATGTACGAGCAGCACCACGGAGAGTCAGGCCCAGAGCATCAAGTGCTTCTGAATTTCGATGACGCTGAGCAGGCCCAACAGTTTGATGAGTATTTCGAAGATTATGCAAAGTCACCTCGGATCCGCAAGGTTAGTTTCTGGGCTGCCCTCAAAGGAGCCTTGACCCAGCCCGGTTTGAGAAAGATCGGTGCCCTGGGAGATCACTTTCTGTACTTCGTATTCAAGCACCAAAATTCCGTTCGACATGAGCGCATTGCGGGCTATGCAGGAATTACTCCCCGGATTGCTTCCCCGACTCTTGCTGGTTGGCAAGAGGCTTTTGACAAGTGGGACGAACGTTTACGTCCCATGAAGGCTAGGAACTTAGGCGATATGTACACGAGTGAAGTGGTCATGCCTCTGGACAGGGTTTCCGGTTACTTGGGGCAAGTGAATCGAATGACGCGTGGTTTGCGCACCCTGCGCCGCCTTCCGCGAGCGCCTGCCGCTCCGGACTTGGGCGTTGAGCTGGACACTCTAGCAGTGGCTGAACACATTTTGAGCCAGCCACTCCCTATCCTCGAATCGGATTCCGCCTTGAATGGTCTTAAAGCCTCGCTCAAAATCACGTTGGAATTTCTCCAAACTCCACTTCACCGACAAAGCCCCAATTGGAGGCAGGATCAGCTCTCTCTGCTAAACCGTCAGATTGAACTTTACAGAAAGGCAGAGCTCTTGGCTGTGGCTCAGATTTCCGAGAGCCAAGAAATCCCAGTCAGTCCGGGAAGTGATGTCTTGGTTGGAAAGCAGCGTGCCATTCAAAACATTCTCGAAGAGCTCAGGGCACTGCCAAGGGAAGGGAAATCCAATTTTAGGCCCGAGAGGCGAGGTGAGCTGATGTTGCGCTTGGAGGAGGAATTAGACAGCTACTCCATTCTTCGGTCAGAGGTCACTGGACAGACCAGGGATTGGGCGCCTCTGTTGAGGCGAGTGCCCGAAGTAACGGTTGAGAAAATGGATGCCCAGGAAATTGAGGCCGTGCTTCCGAGGGCTGCCCGCCGAGGGCGCAAATTCTTTGGCCGCAGTCGTCAAGCGGACCTTCGCATTCGGGTGAATGATGCTACTCAAATTGATTTCATTGTGCGGACAGCGCAGAGATTTGGCAGGCCCGTAGTGCTCAGCACTAATCCTCAAGCGAGTATGGGCCAGGCAGTGTCGGGAAGGGAGTATCTGTTGATTGACGTCTCCCAGATTTCTGAGATCGGGAATCCAGATGAGCTGATTCAGGGCTTAGTCCGCTACAACGAGACTCTGGAGCGACCGCAACATCTCGAGATTCATGGCAAGGCCTATGTGACTGCGGTGCACGATGCCGCAGGGAATGTCACGGGTTATGAAGCCATGGTTTCCCCGGAGTTCTTGAGCGATAGCCGGGATTTTCTCTCCTTCCATATGGATGCCGTGATTACCAAGGTCAATATGCTTGCTGCTGTCTTGTTTCATGAGGCGCGGCCTTATGGTCATGGTCTGTTCTTTACCGACTTCCTCAGAAGAGCGCTTGGGCAGGAGCACATGCATCGGCTTCAGAATGCGCGTAAGGAATACGACCCCGATAACATCATGAATCCGGGCAAGGTTACGGAAATGAAGACGCGCGGGCGCAATTTGCCTTCACGATTTGCCTTTGGTCCATTGGGTTGGACCTTAATGACGGCTTATAGATTCACCGTAATGCTGGCACCTGTGCGCAATAGCGTTATCCGCACGATTGATTGGAGCCGCAGAGTCGGTGGCAAGGAATTGGTGCGGTATGTGGAAGAGCTTTGGGCGGAGCAGGAGACCTGTATCCGGTGCAGTGCGTGTACTACCGTGTGCCCGATTGCGCAAATCATGATGAACTCCCGGGATCCTTGGCTCATGAAACGGGCCTTTGATGTGACTCCTGAGGGCCGTTTACGTTTGATGCGCAAGCATTTGTCGGGGCAGAAACTTACCTTTGATGAGCTCTTTAGTTTTGTGGCCTGCTTGCGCTGCGGTGTGGCTGAACAAGAGCATATCTGCCCGATTGGGGATCAACTGCTGGCCAATTATGGAGAAGTCTTGGGCGTGGGCGAGTCCAAAGAACTGGTTGCTTACGATGCGCTTGAACAGCAGCTGCGTGCTGAGGGATACCCCGTAGACGATGCGATCCGGCTTTTTGGAGATGCTTTGAGAAATCATCCGGGTGTTCAAATGGCTATGGAGGATTTGTACGGTGCGCGAGGAACACCCGTGGATCCCTCATCCAGCATTCACGCACCGCCGCTGAGCCAATTTCCCCAGTGGCAAGTGCATGTGGATGAAAGCATTTGTATTAACTGTACGTTGTGCGGCATTGACGACCCGAAGGTCGCGGAGCGCATTCAGCACCCTGAGGATCCGGATCGCCGGAAAATGGTCACTTTGGACGAACTCCTGAGGGCTACCGGGGGCCGCATTCCTGCGCGTTGGTTCAAAAAGCACGGAGGTACTCTCCCCAATAACCTGCCTCAAGTTCGCAATGGCGAGAGATCTCTGGAATCCGTGGGCCGCGGCATGGTGCAGAATGTTCGGCGCAACGGGAATACGGTGGAAATGGATGTTTTTGTGGAGCAAGGGCATGTGGCGCGCGCCGGGTTTGTAAGGGATTGGCGGGAGAACGCGTGGCAGACTTCTCAGGATGAAGTAAAGGGTCTTGTGCAAGAAGTGGGCCGGGTTACTGTGTCTGGAATGCAGATTGATGAAGAAGACGGAAACGTTGTTCTGGATGTTGAATTGGAGAACGGCCGCTTGGCTTGGGGTACCTTCTTGGAGATTGGCGAGGGTCGTGCCGTTAGGATTGCTGAGATTCGCCAACCTAAGAACCGGGGCCAGGGCTTTGTGGAAGTGGAGGAAGTCTTTTCCCGTGAACAAGGAACGGTGCGCGCACAGGTGGTCTTGGAAGGGGTGTCGGTTGAGGAGTTGGCGGCGCTCAGAGGGGATTCTGTACGTGTTTTGCAGAGAAATGAGCGCAAGCATGTGCGGCGATTGAGTACTGTGGGCATCCAAGGGGCGGAGGGGAGTGTTCCGCTGGTTCGCCGTTACAAAGGGGCCGCGGCTGTGGCCACGGTGAGCTTCAACGTGAGTGCGGATCAGGATTTGCCCTATCAGACTGGGGACTCCGTCGAGTTCTTTGAAGAAGTCACCCAAGTAGAAGCTCAATCCGGGGATGTGGGATGCACGGCATGTCAGAAATGTGCTAAGAACTGCCCGGCCGGAACTGTGCATGGTCTGCCGCATGGCGCGATTCATATCGAGCCGGACGAATATTTCTTGGAGCTCTGGGGTGCGGATTATGAGCCGGCAGAAATTGCTCGCATTACGGAAGAAGCGAATAGCATTACTTCGCTGAAAAGCGGAATGGGTACAGCCTCTGTGCATGCCCGGGTGCGCACCACAGCCTGGCGCCGTTGGCTCATGCGCGACCGCGAAGTCGAGATTCCTTTTAGTGCTCGAGAGCAGCATTTGCGTTTGGCCGCTGGCCTGAATCCCGCCGAAGTGGACGAAGCCCCTCCGGTCAATGAGCGATGGGCAGGTCTGAATCGTTTTGTGTTTGACCTTTCTGTGATTGTGCGTCCGACTCGCGATGGCCTGAGAGAATCCATCAGTTTTCGCCTTTCGCTGGGCCGGCGCCTGGCCTTTCAAGTTTATGACCGGCTCCGTCAAATCTTGGGAGGTCGATTTCCGGGAATGATCACGCGTATGCAGGGCGTTCATCTCAATATGCCACTTCTGTTTGAAGTGCCTGTGATTGAGGGAACGCGTTCTGCGGATGGTACCGGCCTTGCCCAGCAGCGCACCGGGGAGGTGGCGGAAATCATGGCCCGGAGTGCTTACTTGGAAGGATCCCTGGTCTTAATTGAGATTGAGGACTTTATCCGCAATTACGAAGCGCTCATGCCTTATGCGGAAAACATTTCTTTGCGCGTTCGAGGTGGATCCCTGGGGCGGGCTCTGGATGAGGTGAGGAAGCGGCAGAATGATTTCCCGGGTTTTGATACGGTTTTGGCTAAGCTGCCCATGATCGAAATTGTGGATGATGATCAGTATGGGGAGGACTCTCAAAGGTCCGTTGCCGAGGTTTTGAACCAGGCTAAGGCGCTCCAGCGTATTGTGCGGGGTTTTCCTGCGGAAGCGGAAGTCTCTCCGGCTCGATTACCCCAAATCTCTATCCTCTTGCAGCCGAGGGTTGGGACTGATCATGAAATGATTGCTCAAAGGGCTTTGGCCTTTGCTAATGCCGGGGCGGATATTTTGCACATCAAATCGCCCTTTAACGCAGCGGCAACCGATTATGAAACTGCGCGGTTAATTCCCACGGTATACGAGGCATTGAAGTCCGAAGGCAGGCACCAGCAGGTTCCGATTATTGCGAGCGGGGGTATCAAGCAAGCGGCGGACATTGGGGTGACTATGATGCTAGGGGCTACGGCCGTAGTGGCAGATCGTACTCCGCTCGTAGCGCTTGACCATGAGATGCCTCGTTTGGATCGAGAAGGACGTGAGCGCATTGAGCCGTTCAATATTGATGAGGGGGTGGAGAGGCTGCACAATCTCACCCATTCCTGGCTGGACCAATTCCAGGAAGTCTTGGGAGCATTTGGGGTGAGGGATGTCCGGCGTATTGTCGGGGACCGGGGCCGGTTGATCGATTTGAGAGAGCAAGAACTTAAACTCCACGACACCGTGACCAATCCGGATCACGCCAAGCGTTCCCAAAAAGTTAACGCGGCATTGTTGGAGGCAGAGGGGGAACTGATGCGGGCCAATACCTGGACGGCTCGCGGTTTGTTAAGGCTGGTGCGGAGTGTGGCGGAGCCCGAGGAGCGGTTGACTGTGGGTTGGGGGGAAGCCTTCCGAGTGGTGCACGAGCTCAAGGGCGATAAGCGTTGGACCAAGGATCTTCTGCAGAGCTGGTATAAGCTCGCCAGCGGTGAATGGACTTATGCGCAGCTTCGAGACCGCTACGGGACGGAACGCGTGGACACAGGGCAGGATATTGGGGCGGGAAGTTTGGATAACCTGCAATGGGTTCGGGTTCAACGCACAGACGGCGAAGGCGTGTCTCTGGGAAGGTCTGTTTCTTTAGAAGAACTGAGCGCAGAGCGCCGTCTGCAGTTCGTCAATCCAGAGACAGGTCTTATCGATATTGATGCATATGCCGAGTGGATTGACGGTCAGAAAAGGATGGAGGGGGACAGACGGGAGCCCAAACCCGTTAACCTGTCACCGGGATGGGAAAACCAACATGCTCAGCCCAAGGAAGTTGTTAAGAACGGCGAAACAGTGCGGGAACCCGCCGAGAAGATAGTTCCTCGCAGTATCCTCCATTTTGCTGATATGTCCGTGGGATCCATCGGATACAAACTGTGGTTTGCTAGAAATCTTGCGGCGGCTATTCTCCAGGCACATATGGGCAGTGGTGAGGGAGGTTTGTTGCAGAGTTTGCCCAATGTGTTTTCCACAAGAGTTGTGCCCGGGTTCCAAAAAAATACCCGTCTGATTCAATACCTTCTCAGGCGCAGTGGACGTTGGATTGCCACACAAGTGGCAACTGGGTTTTTCGGAGTCAAGGAGGATACGCTGGCGGAAGATTATGATGTGCTGGTTCTGGATGAGAACACTTGGTCTCAGTTCAAAGACTTGGATGAATTGGCTCATCGGATTCGCACGGCAAAAGAGGTGGTGATCAAGTACGGGCAAGGAGCAAAGCCTGGCTTGGGCGGAAAACTCCCGGGTTCTAAAAATAGGGAGCCTGTAAGTACTTATCGTGGAACCTCTGAAGGCATTGATTTGGACAGCCCCTTCCCCTTTCATAACGTGTATTCCATTGAAGACCACCGTAAGCATGTGGACTGGTTTAGGGCCCTCAACCCTCAAATTGTGGTCACCGGGAAAATTCCCACTCCGGTGGATACTTACCACGTGTGTAAGGGAATGGTCGAAGCAGGTGTAGACGTCATTCAAATTGACGGGACGGCCGGAGGCACAGGTGCTGCGCCACAGATCGCCAAAGACCGTATTGCCATGGCCTTGGAACAGGCCGTGGTTGATGCCCACAGATTCCTGGTGCAACAGGGGGTAAGAAATACGGTTAAGATTCGAGCTAGCGGAGGACTTCGGACCTCTCAGGATGTGCTTAAAATTATTGCATTGGGTGCTGACGAGGTTATGTTGGGAACCGGCGAAATTGTAGCCGTGGGGTGCAACCGCTGCACGGACTGTACCAAGGGCTGTGATATTGCCATCGCCAATTCCAATCAGCTGGTGGAGTCTCAGCGTGATCTTTTTGCGACCACCCAGAACATCATCAACGGACAATCCCAAGTGCTCTTTGATGTGGCGGCGAGCTTACAAGAAATGTATCAGGCAGGCCTTATCACGGAGCCCAGCACGGCTGCGCTTCGGGGCCGTTGGGATCTGATCGATCCGGATTCTTGGGGCTGGACCGAGGATTGGACGGGCATATCTCCCGCAGATCGTG
- the bioB gene encoding biotin synthase BioB — protein sequence MNLNLKTLAEEILKGRALSKKEGLQILRTPPNQFKDLLNASLQVREHYFGRRVKVAVLKNARSGLCGEDCSYCSQSKVSKAPIEKYPMQSLDSLVEGARATVEAGAKRYCMVISNRGPTDKDVEHLAEAARRIKQKWKHLEICCSVGLITKEQVLELKKAGAGWINHNLNTSERFYPQICTTHTYADRFRTLRYVQEAGLNICSGGIIGMGEEDGDIVDMALTLRQFNVRSLPVNTLHPMEGTPLQDQPRMDPERGLRALCLFRLTSPKAEIRAAGGREITYTGEYEKWVFYPANSVFAEGYLTTGGQSLKETCQVIRKAGFEPEIEPEEVAV from the coding sequence ATGAACCTAAATCTAAAAACACTCGCAGAGGAAATTCTCAAGGGCCGGGCCCTCAGCAAGAAGGAAGGCCTGCAAATTCTCCGAACACCTCCAAATCAGTTTAAAGACCTGCTGAATGCCTCGCTCCAAGTGCGTGAGCATTATTTCGGCCGCCGGGTCAAGGTAGCTGTTTTAAAGAACGCGCGCAGCGGCCTGTGCGGGGAGGACTGCAGCTACTGTTCCCAATCCAAGGTCTCGAAGGCCCCGATTGAGAAATACCCCATGCAGAGCTTGGATTCGTTGGTGGAGGGTGCGCGGGCCACGGTTGAGGCCGGAGCCAAGCGCTATTGTATGGTGATCAGCAATCGCGGGCCCACAGATAAGGATGTGGAGCACTTGGCCGAAGCCGCGCGCCGCATCAAACAGAAATGGAAGCACTTGGAGATTTGTTGCAGCGTGGGTTTAATTACCAAGGAACAAGTGCTGGAACTCAAAAAGGCGGGTGCGGGCTGGATCAATCACAACCTCAATACCAGCGAACGCTTTTATCCTCAAATCTGTACCACGCACACCTATGCGGACCGTTTCCGGACCCTGAGATATGTGCAGGAAGCGGGCCTCAATATCTGCAGCGGGGGCATCATTGGGATGGGCGAGGAGGACGGGGATATCGTGGACATGGCCCTCACACTCCGGCAGTTCAATGTGCGTTCTTTGCCCGTGAACACCTTGCACCCCATGGAGGGCACCCCGCTTCAGGACCAACCCCGTATGGACCCCGAGCGCGGCCTGCGCGCCCTGTGTTTGTTTCGCCTCACAAGCCCCAAGGCTGAAATCCGGGCCGCGGGCGGGCGGGAAATCACGTACACCGGCGAGTATGAAAAATGGGTCTTCTATCCTGCCAACTCCGTTTTTGCCGAGGGCTACTTGACGACCGGGGGCCAGAGCCTGAAAGAGACCTGTCAGGTGATCCGCAAGGCCGGTTTTGAGCCCGAAATCGAGCCGGAAGAAGTGGCGGTCTAA